In Candidatus Bathyarchaeia archaeon, the genomic window TCAAGAAGGCTTTAGTGCTGTAGAGGCTTTACCATTAGTTATTTTAGTAGCTTTAATAGGTGTTTCCGGATGGTTTGTTTATAATAATCATCGTAAAACAACAACGACAAAATCCTCGTCAGTATCCAATATTCAGTCCTCAAATCAGTCGAACACATATGCAGGATGGAAGACATATAGCTGGACAGCGGAAGGCCTTACTTTTAAGTACCCTTCTTCTTGGGTGACTATCAATCCACAGGTATCACCATCATTACAAAGTCCATATCGCTAAATAACCCCTCCATATGCTTGAACTATTGTGCTATCCTTGGTCTATGGATACACAAACACTGACACGATACCAACAAAAATATGAACGCCTATTTCCCGAACTCAACGAAAGATCCCGTCGTCTACTGGTAGCAGCCGACGCTCGTCTACTTGGTCATGGTGGTACTATGTTTCTGCATAAAGCTTCCGGTTTGGCCCGATCCACTATACAAACTGGCCTTCGCGAATTGGATGAGCAACCACTACCGGCTGGCCGTATTCGTCGTCCCGGTGGTGGTCGAAAACCACTCACTGCACACCAACCGGATCTGGCTGCAATGGTAGAGCGAGCAGCCAATACTAAGACGGATAAACGAGTACTTGTTCGGTGGACCTCTCATTCTATCGATCACATTGTGTCAGCGGTCCGGCAGCGAGGCTTCACCCTATCTCGGGATACCGTTTGGCGAATACTCAAAGATAAAGGCTATGCCCTAAAAGCTAACAAGAAAGATATTGAAGGCAGCAAAGATCATCCCGACCGTGATGAACAGTTCCGTCATATTAATATGATGGGATTGAAGATGCAGCTGCAAGGACTACCCATTATGTCCATTGATGCCAAGAAGACCGAGAAGATCGGCAATCTGAAAAATAATGGCAGAGAATGGACAGCCCCGGGAGAAGAAACCAAAGTCGATGTTTATGACTTCGGCCAGAAGGAGCGTACGAATGACGGTAGAACCAGACTCATGAAAGCCATTCCCTATGGAGTCTATGACGTAATAAACAAACAAGGCTTTGTTAATGTCGGTATTGATCATAATACCGCTGAGTTCGCAGTGCACTCACTACACCAGTGGTGGTACACCACTGGCACCTTGGAATATCCTGAGGCCACTGAGATCCTGCTATTTGCTGACAGTGGCTCCAGCAATGGTAGCAATAACAAGTTATGGAAG contains:
- a CDS encoding ISAzo13 family transposase translates to MDTQTLTRYQQKYERLFPELNERSRRLLVAADARLLGHGGTMFLHKASGLARSTIQTGLRELDEQPLPAGRIRRPGGGRKPLTAHQPDLAAMVERAANTKTDKRVLVRWTSHSIDHIVSAVRQRGFTLSRDTVWRILKDKGYALKANKKDIEGSKDHPDRDEQFRHINMMGLKMQLQGLPIMSIDAKKTEKIGNLKNNGREWTAPGEETKVDVYDFGQKERTNDGRTRLMKAIPYGVYDVINKQGFVNVGIDHNTAEFAVHSLHQWWYTTGTLEYPEATEILLFADSGSSNGSNNKLWKYCLQQFANRTRLTVHVCHYPPGTSKWNAIEHEMFSFININWRAVPLTAYEVVLEYIRHTTTKTGLTIEAVLDTNTYEIGKKVTDEMMKTIAIQGDEFHPEWNYCIRPTTT